One window of the Takifugu rubripes chromosome 13, fTakRub1.2, whole genome shotgun sequence genome contains the following:
- the ctsba gene encoding cathepsin B: MWQAAFLIVVTSFSSSLARPNLKPLSIEMVNYINKLNTTWMAGRNFHNIEYSYIQKLCGTLLKGPKLPIMIQYAGGFKLPRQFDSREQWPNCPTLKEIRDQGSCGSCWAFGASEAMSDRICIHSNAKISVELSAEDLLSCCESCGMGCNGGYPSAAWDFWTKDGLVSGGLYDSHIGCRPYTIPPCEHHVNGSRPSCSGEGGETPQCVYRCEAGYTPSYKQDKHYGKTSYSVSSDEDDIKHEIYKNGPVEGAFTVYEDFVLYKTGVYQHVTGSALGGHAIKILGWGEENGIPYWLCANSWNTDWGNNGFFKILRGSNHCGIESEIVAGIPN; the protein is encoded by the exons ATGTGGCAGGCAGCTTTTCTGATCGTGGTGACCAGTTTCTCATCCAGTCTGGCCAGACCCAATCTGAAACCATTGTCCATTGAGATGGTCAACTACATCAATAAACTTAACACTACATGGATG GCCGGCCGAAACTTCCATAACATTGAATACAGTTACATCCAGAAGCTCTGTGGGACACTGCTGAAAGGACCAAAACTGCCCATCAT GATTCAATATGCTGGAGGCTTCAAGCTGCCTAGACAATTTGACTCCAGAGAGCAGTGGCCCAACTGCCCAACACTGAAAGAGATCAGGGATCAGGGCTCCTGTGGGTCCTGCTGG GCTTTTGGTGCCTCGGAGGCCATGTCGGATCGCATCTGCATCCACAGCAATGCCAAGATCAGCGTGGAACTCTCTGCTGAGGATCTACTGTCCTGCTGTGAAAGCTGTGGCATGGG ATGCAATGGTGGCTACCCTTCTGCTGCTTGGGACTTCTGGACCAAGGATGGACTGGTGTCTGGAGGCCTTTATGACTCCCACATTG GTTGCCGTCCCTATACCATCCCCCCCTGTGAGCACCATGTGAATGGTAGCAGACCTTCCTGcagtggagaaggtggagaaacaCCTCAGTGTGTCTACAGGTGTGAAGCTGGATACACCCCCAGCTACAAGCAGGATAAGCActatg GTAAAACATCATACAGTGTCTCATCAGATGAGGATGATATTAAACATGAAATATACAAGAATGGTCCAGTGGAGGGTGCCTTCACTGTCTATGAAGACTTTGTGTTGTACAAGACTG GTGTTTATCAGCATGTGACTGGTTCTGCTCTGGGTGGTCATGCTATCAAGATCTTGGGTTGGGGGGAGGAGAATGGTATTCCCTACTGGCTTTGTGCCAACTCCTGGAACACTGATTGGGGCAATAATG gGTTCTTTAAAATCTTACGTGGATCAAATCACTGTGGTATCGAGTCCGAGATTGTTGCAGGAATTCCAAATTAG
- the adpgk2 gene encoding ADP-dependent glucokinase: MEGEGRVLWMKYGSLLPLLVLVLALWFRPPQDAVLDDRLDAVLSSLLRAERKVGINTAARPRVAIGFGGCVDLIVDGVMLLNKMGLTPANQPHHHDYIENEVQLAQSFAYFFAPGAAAERFMLNETLFNELVEASRDIPGNRWTVGGNAPVMAGRMATEGCDVLLGGSFSPDFTDVLSQHITVAGNEVEEPDIHLILEYPSGASWGQYTSRRANRYIVHSDDHNPYLSSMEDFATKLEEFEPDLLVVGGLQMMDNFPFQAGERKALLSHLAELLSSSSPKIGVHFEMASFVEESIMEDLLQYVVPHADSLGMNEQELPNLLSLLKGTNITVLSDPNPRVATVLDQMREVYRILNKCYKDAVREGNTGGTKVKLLTRLHVHTLAFQAIIVKHGSQWKNTMSATAKASLTANRHVCGSNDIDTTKARLIMDDSFSVSRQEGSQRIPLEETKPVSCWAEDDYEICVAPVLVCTEVYQTAGGGDNVSAAGLVLQI, encoded by the exons ATGGAAGGGGAAGGAAGAGTTTTGTGGATGAAATACGGATCACTCTTGCCGCTGCTCGTGCTTGTCTTGGCCTTGTGGTTTCGCCCGCCCCAAGATGCCGTCTTAGACGACCGACTAGACGCGGTCTTGTCCTCTCTGCTTCGTGCTGAACGCAAAGTCGGAATAAACACTGCGGCCAGACCAAGAGTAGCTATTG GTTTTGGTGGTTGTGTTGATCTGATCGTGGATGGGGTGATGTTGCTTAACAAGATGGGCCTAACTCCAGCAAACCAGCCACATCATCATGACTACATAGAAAATGAAGTTCAACTGGCTCAGAGTTTTGCCTACTTCTttgctccaggagctgcagcaga ACGTTTTATGCTCAATGAAACCCTGTTCAACGAGTTGGTTGAGGCATCCCGCGACATTCCTGGGAACAGATGGACAGTAGGCGGTAATGCCCCAGTTATGGCTGGACGCATGGCTACCGAGGGATGTGATGTGTTGCTGGGGGGCAGTTTCAGTCCTGATTTTACAGATGTCCTGTCCCAGCACATTACAG TGGCAGGTAATGAAGTAGAAGAGCCAGACATTCATCTTATCCTGGAGTATCCATCTGGTGCTTCCTGGGGTCAGTACACCTCACGCAGAGCCAACAG ATATATCGTCCACAGTGATGACCATAACCCTTACCTGTCCTCCATGGAGGATTTTGCCACCAAACTTGAAGAGTTTGAACCAGACCTGCTGGTGGTGGGAGGACTGCAGATGATGGACAACTTCCCCTTTCAAGCAG GTGAGAGGAaagctctcctctcccatctgGCCGAACTCCTGTCTTCCTCCAGTCCGAAGATTGGGGTCCACTTTGAAATGGCCAGTTTTGTCGAAGAGAGTATAATGGAAGACCTTCTCCAATATGTCGTCCCTCAC GCAGACTCTTTAGGGATGAATGAGCAGGAGCTTCCGAATCTGCTGAGTTTACTGAAAGGCACCAACATTACAGTGTTGTCGGACCCAAATCCTCGCGTAGCAACCGTCTTAGACCAGATGAGGGAGGTCTACCGAATTTTGAACAAGTGCTACAAAGACGCTGTCAGGGAAGGGAACACAGGTGGCACTAAAGTCAAATTGCTTACTCGGCTTCATGTACACACACTGGCCTTTCAGGCCATCATAGTTAAGCATGGATCCCAGTGGAAGAACACAATGTCTGCCACTGCCAAGGCATCACTTACAGCCAACCGCCATGTTTGTGGCTCCAATGACATTGATACTACCAAGGCGAGGCTCATCATGGATGACTCTTTCTCTGTTAGCCGACAGGAGGGCAGCCAGCGTATTCCTCTAGAGGAGACTAAGCCCGTCAGCTGCTGGGCTGAGGACGACTACGAAATCTGCGTCGCTCCGGTGCTGGTGTGCACTGAggtttaccaaactgcaggaggaggggataATGTATCTGCTGCTGGCCTGGTGCTGCAAATCTAG
- the drc8 gene encoding dynein regulatory complex protein 8, with translation MMDYDRTGFLDGLDMMQLLSDYNSHNAPGTQANEEFKIAAILAKRKNATVDFYGNRVLATGSAMAIRNTADVHKKIKAAFEAFDYQSNHTVDVREIGTVVYSLGCFPSRPNLHDFVAEVGEDHTGYIHLDKFLPAMTKVLLEHRFPPISAVILLQAFKVLDKEKKGYLESEELTKYLTQEGEPFSQGEMEEMLTALSDNDHIYYADYISQLIFDPDT, from the exons ATGATGGACTATGATCGCACCGGTTTCCTGGATGGTTTGGACATGATGCAGCTGCTCTCGGATTATAATTCCCATAATGCACCTGGAACACAGGCTAATGAAGAG TTCAAGATAGCAGCTATTTTAGCCAAGCGGAAGAACGCAACGGTTGATTTCTATGGCAACCGAGTATTGGCGACTGGCTCCGCCATGGCGATCAGAAACACTGCAG ACGTCCACAAGAAGATTAAGGCAGCCTTTGAAGCGTTTGATTATCAGTCCAACCACACTGTGGATGTCCG AGAGATTGGCACAGTTGTCTACTCCTTGGGCTGCTTCCCCTCCCGGCCAAATCTCCATGATTTTGTAGCTGAG GTGGGAGAAGACCACACAGGTTACATTCATTTAGACAAGTTCCTCCCTGCCATGACCAAGGTTCTTCTGGAGCACAG GTTTCCTCCCATCTCAGCGGTCATTCTGCTTCAAGCATTCAAG GTGCtggataaagaaaagaaaggatACCTGGAGTCAGAGGAGCTGACAAAGTACCTGACACAGGAAG GTGAGCCATTCAGtcagggggagatggaggagatgttaACCGCTCTGTCTGACAATGACCACATCTATTATGCAGATTATATCAGCCAGCTGATCTTTGATCCTGACACATAG